The Gemmatimonadota bacterium genome has a segment encoding these proteins:
- a CDS encoding HEAT repeat domain-containing protein, with protein sequence MRQSLLYLVSYYLVYLEAVLVVVFAVALAISASLARWRRQRHDTRSRLGRDILARAISGTGDPTEGAPAFARLPWTVQQELVHEFGESLSGGARSRLAALGLAAGAARRAEQMCASRWWWDRLAGARVLTALDLDTAAMRPLLRDRSGVVRAQAFVWAAGRDDEAVIDELVARLSDPERLCRFTVQDSLLRLGRRAGPALARLLADPAAPGLVDGLRVARGLAVPELLAPCLALVSHANDDVRSHSATVLGALGGERAQDALVQLLDDPAYIVRASAARALGEQGAWTASTGLLHLLSDLNWPVRRESALALRRMGSVGTLTLRKALSGENAFAADMARQVLDLPETVYQQVTA encoded by the coding sequence ATGAGGCAGTCGCTGCTCTACCTGGTCTCGTATTACCTCGTCTACCTCGAGGCGGTGCTCGTGGTGGTGTTCGCCGTAGCGCTGGCGATCAGTGCGTCGCTCGCGCGATGGCGGCGACAACGTCATGACACGCGCAGTCGCCTCGGTCGCGACATCCTCGCGCGGGCGATCTCGGGCACCGGCGACCCGACCGAGGGCGCCCCAGCCTTCGCTCGGCTCCCCTGGACCGTGCAACAGGAACTGGTCCACGAGTTCGGCGAATCGTTGTCCGGCGGGGCGCGGAGTCGACTCGCCGCGTTAGGCCTGGCCGCCGGCGCCGCCCGGCGGGCCGAACAGATGTGCGCGAGCCGCTGGTGGTGGGACCGGCTCGCGGGCGCGCGCGTTTTGACTGCACTGGACCTCGACACCGCGGCAATGCGCCCCCTGCTGCGCGATCGCAGTGGCGTGGTGCGCGCCCAGGCGTTTGTCTGGGCGGCGGGGCGGGACGACGAGGCCGTCATCGACGAGTTGGTGGCGCGCCTCTCAGACCCCGAACGTCTGTGCCGCTTTACCGTGCAGGACTCGCTGCTCCGCCTGGGGCGTCGCGCGGGACCGGCGCTGGCACGACTCCTAGCCGATCCTGCCGCACCGGGACTCGTGGATGGACTCCGCGTCGCGCGCGGCCTTGCCGTCCCTGAGCTCCTCGCGCCGTGCCTCGCCCTCGTCTCGCACGCGAACGACGACGTCCGCTCGCACAGCGCGACCGTGCTCGGCGCGCTAGGCGGGGAGCGGGCACAGGACGCGCTGGTCCAACTCCTCGACGACCCCGCCTACATCGTGCGCGCAAGCGCTGCCCGCGCGCTCGGCGAGCAAGGGGCCTGGACCGCGTCCACCGGGTTGCTACACCTCCTCTCGGATCTGAACTGGCCGGTTCGACGCGAGAGTGCGTTGGCGCTCCGTCGCATGGGGAGTGTGGGCACGCTCACCCTGCGCAAGGCGCTCAGCGGGGAGAACGCCTTCGCCGCGGACATGGCGCGCCAGGTCCTGGACCTCCCCGAGACCGTGTACCAGCAGGTGACGGCATGA
- a CDS encoding glycosyltransferase family 2 protein, whose amino-acid sequence MNDTVRSWIATGLADLDLAILLYFIAINAAYITLVGCATIEMIMHVLRIRGESRARVLGSAVTPSISILAPAYNEEATIAESVTALLALHYANLELVVINDGSPDRTLEVLTSRFDLVPVHTMVWKRIETKPVRQLYRSRTHPNLLVVDKVNGGKADALNVGLNLATGDLVCVIDADTIVDADALQRLARPFLSNHEVLATGGTIRIANGSTIMQGRVTDPRAPRGFVAGVQVVEYFRAFLFGRLGWNLLGGNLIISGAFGLFRRDAVIAAGGYTHDTVGEDMELVLKLRRQAYEAQQRHAVLFVPDAVAWTECPESLKVLGRQRDRWHRGLSDVLWRHRHMLFNPRYGVVGLWCLPYFVFVELLAPVIELLGWIGLLLGVAAGLLNTSFAALFFLVAYGIGGVLSTYSLLLEEWSFSRYTRVSDRARLMLYLVFESFGYRQLTVIWRLRGIWKYLRGRTDWGRMERRGFAAAPAAPAPASAAPARP is encoded by the coding sequence ATGAACGATACCGTCCGCAGCTGGATTGCCACCGGGCTGGCCGACCTCGACCTCGCGATCCTCCTGTACTTCATCGCGATCAACGCCGCCTACATCACCCTGGTGGGCTGCGCGACGATCGAGATGATCATGCACGTGCTGCGCATCCGGGGGGAGAGCCGGGCGCGCGTCCTCGGCTCGGCCGTGACGCCGAGCATCTCAATTCTCGCGCCAGCCTACAACGAGGAGGCGACGATCGCCGAGTCGGTGACCGCGTTGTTGGCGTTGCACTACGCCAACCTCGAGCTCGTCGTGATCAACGACGGCTCGCCGGATCGTACGCTGGAGGTGCTCACGTCGCGGTTCGACCTCGTGCCGGTGCACACCATGGTGTGGAAGCGCATCGAGACCAAGCCGGTCCGGCAGCTCTATCGCTCGCGCACCCATCCCAACCTGCTGGTGGTGGACAAGGTGAATGGCGGGAAGGCCGACGCGCTGAATGTCGGGCTCAACCTGGCCACGGGTGACCTCGTCTGCGTGATCGACGCAGATACGATCGTCGACGCCGACGCCTTGCAGCGGCTGGCTCGGCCCTTCCTGAGCAACCACGAGGTGCTCGCCACGGGCGGGACCATTCGCATTGCCAATGGGTCGACGATCATGCAGGGACGCGTCACCGATCCCCGGGCGCCCCGTGGGTTCGTCGCCGGCGTGCAGGTCGTGGAATACTTCCGCGCCTTCCTGTTCGGTCGCCTCGGCTGGAACCTGCTCGGCGGCAACCTGATCATCTCCGGCGCCTTTGGCCTCTTTCGTCGTGATGCCGTCATCGCCGCCGGGGGATACACGCATGACACGGTCGGCGAGGACATGGAGCTGGTCCTCAAGCTCCGTCGCCAAGCCTATGAGGCCCAGCAGCGCCACGCCGTCCTGTTCGTCCCCGATGCCGTGGCCTGGACCGAATGCCCCGAGTCGCTCAAGGTGCTCGGCCGGCAGCGGGACCGCTGGCATCGCGGGTTGAGCGACGTCTTGTGGCGACATCGGCACATGCTCTTCAACCCACGCTACGGCGTCGTTGGGCTGTGGTGCCTGCCGTACTTCGTCTTCGTCGAGCTGCTCGCCCCGGTGATTGAGCTGCTGGGGTGGATCGGCCTGTTGCTTGGTGTGGCCGCCGGCCTGCTGAACACCTCGTTCGCCGCCCTGTTCTTCCTGGTCGCCTACGGCATTGGCGGCGTGTTGAGCACCTACTCGCTCCTGCTCGAGGAGTGGAGTTTCTCGCGCTACACGCGGGTCAGCGACCGGGCCCGCCTGATGCTCTACCTGGTCTTCGAGTCGTTTGGCTATCGCCAGCTCACCGTCATCTGGCGGCTGCGCGGCATCTGGAAGTACCTGCGTGGCCGCACTGACTGGGGCCGCATGGAACGCCGCGGTTTCGCCGCCGCACCAGCCGCACCAGCGCCTGCCTCTGCTGCCCCTGCCCGTCCCTGA